A stretch of the Lolium perenne isolate Kyuss_39 chromosome 3, Kyuss_2.0, whole genome shotgun sequence genome encodes the following:
- the LOC127336685 gene encoding uncharacterized protein yields MDEYDVFSLPNGSITDIAGVIMYVGPIDHDTYFPLGMRELAVVDSNDRTVFLRFLDELADSHREELFFGERHYSFLMATFMEVDQASRSLLSTAATTITFHRCLACHQFDMLEGVRKRIHNDSAYGEAVKNVVLLRRDAQNPANEYNTVHLPAEASSIKYMYNYLKRSTPGTSPDKVDKYNEVD; encoded by the exons atggatgagtatgacgtCTTCAGTTTACCAAATGGATCAATCACCG ATATCGCGGGAGTTATCATGTATGTTGGCCCAATTGACCACGACACATATTTCCCTCTAGGCATGAGGGAATTAGCAGTGGTGGACTCCAATGATCGTACTGTGTTCCTCCGGTTTTTAGATGAACTAGCTGACAGCCATAGAGAAGAACTATTTTTTGGGGAAAGGCATTATTCATTCCTAATGGCAACCTTTATGGAGGTTGACCAAGCGTCGA GAAGCCTTTTAAGTACAGCAGCAACAACAATCACATTTCATCGGTGCTTAGCATGTCATCAGTTTGACATGCTTGAAG GTGTGCGCAAACGAATTCATAATGATTCAGCTTACGGTGAAGCGGTAAAAAATGTTGTACTTCTTAGGAGGGATGCTCAAAATCCAGCCAACGAGTACAACACAGTTCATCTACCTGCTGAAGCTTCTTCGATCAAATACATGTACAACTATCTGAAGCGCAGTACACCCGGCACATCGCCAGATAAAGTTGACAAGTACAATGAAGTTGATTAG